GCTGACCACCGCCGCCAGCATCCGGCGGCAAGCGAGCCAGGGAGAGCGGAGGTGACGGCGTTACTCCAGCCGTCCGTCCAGGTCTCCAGCAAGCAGCGAGCTAGCGAGCGGGGATCGAGAGAGATGGTGGGGCCCGGTGGGTCAAACGGCCGGGCGGGGGCTGACGAAGGCGCGGGACGTGGCGCTGTCGGCCGCGCTGCCTGTCCAGCCCACCGGTGGCCCGGCGCCGGGCCGTGGATCACTCGCGGCGTCATCGGCCAGACCGGCAGTCGGGCCCCACCGTGCCATGGAGATGCCCCCCGCCTCCGgctggttggttggttggttcgcctgcgcaccgcccgggccggcggcggtgtaTCCCCGCCGGCGTGGTTCCGAGATGAGACGATGATGATGTCACGACGACCGTCCGCCGTATGCGTTATTGAGTATTGACACACCTAGAGCACCATCAAGAAAGACAAGAATTCAAGATGCGGGCGCAAATTGTTTGTGCTGCTGCTACAACAACAACTCGTAAGTAATGAGACGAGGCCAGATCATGTGTCGTGTCATGCAACGGCGGCCGTTGCTTGATCTCGGCCAGACGACGACGGTGATGCGTGTTTCTGCCCTCCCTCCCTTTGGCATTTGCCCCTCTGATGATCTGATCCGCTCCCCGCCCGCGCAAAAAGCTACACTCTGCTGCCCTTGCAACAGTCACTTTAACCACCTCGCATCGCTTTACTTACCACTTGCGTGCGTGGCGCATGCAATGCAACAACGTACTACTCCTCCACcagctgctctctctctctctctctctctctctctctctctctctactggTGGAGAGAGTACTGGTAGTCAGAGAGTTGCCGGCCTTGTTGGTTGTGCAAGTGATGAGGCGAGGTCGCCCCGCGGCCCCGCCCGCGGCCGGGTCTCTCGACTCGACAGTCGACACAGGCCCCTGCCAAAAGCGATCCATGTCGCGCCTAGTAGGCTCTCTACCTTTGACTCCACTCCACTCGACTCCCccccacaacaacaacaacacacaCAGCTACAGGCACCAGCCATCTCTCTTCTCTCCATTCCATTCTAGGAGTAGCTTGCTAGTAGTACTACTCGTATCCCGTGGCACCACCATCTCTCGCCTTTCAATTCGCTGTGCTGTGCAACCGTCGTCGTCTTCGTCCGGCTGCAGACCACCAGCCCTGGCCGCCCCCACCGCCCCCGGCCCGGCCTATAAAAGCGCACGACCACCCCCGGCCCTCTCCTCCAACCGCCTCGGCTCGGTAGCGTCGCTGTGTGCAGCCTGCCGTCCCAAAGAAACAGAAGCAATTCACACCACCACAACCCACTCACTCTCCAGAGATCAGCAGCAAGCAAGCCCAGCACCCAGCAGACCAACGACAGCGAAGATGATGCGCATGGAGGTGGCGCCGGAGTCCGgcagcggcgtggcggcggagcccgcggcggcgtcccccgcggcggcgccgtcggcggaggcggcgatggCGGTGTACGAGCGGGTGGCGCGGATGGCGAGCGGGAACGCGGTGGTGGTGTTCAGCGCCAGCGGCTGCTGCATGTGCCACGTCGTGAAGCGCCTGCTCCTGGGGCTGGGCGTCGGCCCCACGGTGTACGAGCTGGACCAGCTCggctgcggcgcgggcggcgggaggGAGATCCATGCGGCGCTGGCGCAGCTGCTCCCGCCCGGGCAGCCGGCCGTGCCGGTGGTGTTCGTGGGCGGGCGGCTCCTGGGCGGCGTCGACAAGGTCATGGCCTGCCACATCAACGGCACCCTCGTCCCGCTCCTCAAGCAGGCCGGCGCGCTCTGGCTCTGaagaggccggcggccggggcgcgcggACGCCGGCGACGTACGTGCCTGATGAATGCAAGTGATCGACGGTTTAGTTTCTTGTTGTCGATGGGTGTTagtggggagggagggagttACTTTGTAGATACAAttaaccggccggccggcgtacGTCTTCATGATCATCAGTTGCCGTTCCACTAGCTAGTACCTTATTTACCTTgtgttttctattttatttgagTTCTAATCGCTGGTGACCAGTACATGCTGGGTGTTGTGTTGTGCTAATGTGCTACTAGGAGGGAAAAAGGACAAGAGTGCCTCGATTTTACCCTGTTCCAGTTCACTCTCTCGGTGGCTGTGTGATGATGCAATGTTGCAAGAGTGCAACATGATGATGCTGCTCCATGGTTTGTTTTTTTTGTGACCCGGCCAGTAACTTTCATGTGATTTGCGCCACCCTCGCGATGGTGTTTTGGGCACTGTACCCTCTGAACTCCAACCCAACCTTATACGTACGTACCTGTCGTCTTTTTGTGGGTGGGGAACAATGATCTTCATACGTACTAGTATGCGTGCGTACATCTATCTATGTATACGTGTACAGTAAATAAAACCAAAGAAACCGTACACGCGCATGACGTACGCATGGAGGTGGATTGGTCGGGTCGGAAGTGAGGAACGAATCTGAAGGTGGAAGACGAAGAACTGATGAAGGGCCGGGGGAAGATGGACGGACAGATGTGTCGTACGGTGTGGTGTGGCGTGGTGGGTGGTGTAGTGTAGTGTAGTGTAGCATCTGCGGGAAGGGCGGCTGCCCCCTGCCCCCGGAGCAGTCAAGATGAGGTGAGATCGATCAGAGCTCAGAGCCGCAGCAGCCGGCAGCCTTGGCGGCCTGCCCCCTGCCATCGGATGCAGCACTGGTAGGTCTCTGGAGATACCTCGCTCCACCGCGTGCACCTGTTACACTGTACAGCCAAAAAAAGGTACTGTACCTACTGTATTTAAACAGTGCTTAATTACTTGCAGAAAGTAATTGTGGAGGGCAGCATGCAAGGCCGGTGCCGTGCGTATACTTGTGTTGTGTTTGTGTGATGAGGTTAGTTGATGCATGCATGGAGCTAGCGGCCGTTCCGGTCAAAGTGACGTGTAGGCGCGGCTGCTTT
This portion of the Panicum virgatum strain AP13 chromosome 2N, P.virgatum_v5, whole genome shotgun sequence genome encodes:
- the LOC120658681 gene encoding glutaredoxin-C9-like, which translates into the protein MMRMEVAPESGSGVAAEPAAASPAAAPSAEAAMAVYERVARMASGNAVVVFSASGCCMCHVVKRLLLGLGVGPTVYELDQLGCGAGGGREIHAALAQLLPPGQPAVPVVFVGGRLLGGVDKVMACHINGTLVPLLKQAGALWL